From one Rhineura floridana isolate rRhiFlo1 chromosome 4, rRhiFlo1.hap2, whole genome shotgun sequence genomic stretch:
- the ZC2HC1B gene encoding zinc finger C2HC domain-containing protein 1B has protein sequence MSNSLGQLKARHEPICRKVFNKKRKPFNSLKQRLQGTEIPTVKRKAPPKNQPEKKYNWRQQHENFINAIRAAKLATIAMKEGRPLPPPPPPTINPDYVQCPYCMRRFNEAAAERHINFCKEQAARRAFAPGQKGAKTSSGKQATPKKEPTLTSAVGTLLQNKSQEGTNPSQHITGPAIETSVGTTQKKAPAIPSGKESG, from the exons ATGTCCAACAGCCTGGGCCAATTAAAG GCAAGACATGAGCCAATATGCAGAAAAGTCTTCAACAAAAAGCGCAAGCCATTCAATTCCTTGAAACAACGACTGCAGGGAACTGAAATTCCAACAGTGAAGAGGAAGGCACCCCCCAAG AACCAGCCAGAGAAAAAATATAATTGGAGACAACAGCACGAGAACTTCATTAATGCAATCAGAGCAGCCAAACTTGCCACTATAGCCATGAAAGAAGGCCGCCCACTGCCTCCGCCGCCGCCTCCAACCATTAATCCAG ATTATGTTCAGTGCCCTTACTGCATGAGACGGTTTAATGAGGCTGCAGCAGAAAGGCACATCAATTTCTGCAAAGAGCAAGCAGCCAGGCGTGCTTTTGCTCCAGGCCAGAAAGGAGCCAAAACGTCCTCT GGCAAACAAGCAACTCCCAAAAAAGAACCAACCTTAACAAGTGCTGTAGGGACGCTGCTTCAGAACAAGTCACAAGAAGGTACCAATCCAAGCCAACATATAACAG GGCCTGCTATAGAAACTTCTGTTGGAACAACACAGAAAAAAGCACCTGCTATCCCTTCTGGGAAGGAGTCTGGGTAA
- the SF3B5 gene encoding splicing factor 3B subunit 5: MTDRYTIHSQLEHLQSKYIGTGHADTTKWEWLVNQHRDSYCSYMGHFDLLNYFAIAEDESKARVRFNLMEKMLQPCGPPADKPDES, translated from the coding sequence atgacGGACCGTTACACGATCCACAGCCAGCTGGAGCATCTGCAGTCCAAGTACATCGGGACGGGCCACGCGGATACCACCAAGTGGgagtggctggtgaaccagcACCGGGACTCGTATTGCTCCTACATGGGCCACTTCGACCTGCTCAACTACTTCGCGATCGCAGAGGACGAGAGCAAGGCCCGCGTCCGCTTCAACCTCATGGAGAAGATGCTGCAGCCGTGCGGGCCTCCCGCCGACAAGCCCGACGAATCTTGA